From Daucus carota subsp. sativus chromosome 6, DH1 v3.0, whole genome shotgun sequence, the proteins below share one genomic window:
- the LOC108225111 gene encoding uncharacterized protein LOC108225111, which produces MVAISAHRGKLHKVPNIPREWLTPTPSISPKDFKLLLRRRSNALSLLQSSTPSNPNPNQLPHKLDSSPTPPHCDVNAPPNLKLDDKLQSEAASLQELQPPDHNIDNSELVEKVDNLALEISPGASNPNPVPQMDNKEDRKKEIEEKLKVLNAKKHDLVQVLKQIINAEEELKKRSTVQGPTVRPSVSLHVDVTNDSGSMTRHLTPRMGSDGLLRGDGEGGEADDASNHNTHSRSFLRMSSVSPSSDSPHKRPFHTAVPHSSRATPWASASPSRFAPTGQQGNLASVPTVSASGTNYIASSPSPAASGGTSVFRDARHRSPWN; this is translated from the exons atggtGGCGATATCAGCACACAGAGGGAAGCTCCACAAGGTCCCCAACATTCCCCGTGAATGGCTCACCCCTACTCCTTCAATCTCCCCCAAAGACTTCAAGCTTCTTCTCCGCCGCAGATCAAATGCCCTCTCTCTCCTTCAATCCTCCACTCCttctaaccctaaccctaatcaaCTTCCCCACAAGCTCGATTCCTCCCCCACCCCACCTCATTGTGATGTCAATGCTCCCCCGAATCTCAAGTTAGATGACAAGCTTCAATCCGAAGCTGCTTCTCTCCAGGAGCTTCAACCACCTGATCACAACATTGATAACTCTGAGTTGGTGGAAAAAGTTGATAACTTGGCTCTCGAGATTAGTCCCGGTGCTTCGAATCCGAATCCTGTCCCTCAG ATGGATAACAAGGAAGATAGGAAAAAGGAGATTGAGGAGaaattaaaagttttaaatgCAAAAAAGCATGATTTGGTTCAAGTACTGAAACAG ATAATAAATGcagaagaagaactaaagaagcGAAGTACCGTGCAGGGGCCGACTGTTCGACCATCTGTTTCACTTCATGTAGATGTTACAAATGATTCTGGGTCAATGACTAGACATCTCACTCCCAGAATGGGCTCAGATGGATTACTCCGTGGAGATGGGGAAGGAGGAGAAGCAGATGATGCTTCAAATCATAATACTCATTCTCGCAGTTTTCTTCGAATGAGTAGTGTGTCACCATCTTCAGATTCCCCTCATAAGAGGCCTTTCCATACTGCG GTTCCACATTCATCTCGAGCAACTCCATGGGCCTCTGCTAGTCCATCTCGCTTTGCTCCAACTGGACAACAAGGTAATTTGGCAAGTGTACCCACTGTCTCTGCATCTGGAACAAACTATATCGCATCCTCTCCTTCACCTGCAGCTTCTGGTGGAACTTCAGTGTTTAGAGATGCTCGGCATAGAAGCCCATGGAATTGA